Within the Carassius auratus strain Wakin chromosome 18, ASM336829v1, whole genome shotgun sequence genome, the region acattatatatatatatatatatatatatatatatatatatatatatatatatatatatatatatatatatatataaattaaagtttatggaCTAACCTATATCAAGAACAGTCAAATTTCATAAAGGTAAAACTACTTTCAATAACTATGTAGAAATTTGGCATAACTTTACTAATCTTAAATCCAATTTTGTTATACCAtgcttaaaggcgcaatatgtaatttttctgctttaaaaatagcagaaatcactatatctatgttatatatatttttagttgtgtacttacattatcccgacagtttccacgaactttcaaaaccggagaaaattatagtttaattagaagacacggcacgtttctttatttccgttttgtcgcccgtctatggcgtcatataaactttgacccctctactttatctaacttcctgcggaaccgccaaatacaaaggtgaacagaagcaaagacgagacgaagaagaaaaagtagtagctagccttgatcgagactattatattttatatttatattgtttatattcgtatttatacCTCAagcaataacttagttatggatcatgattatgctttgcctgcactttctgtgaagcgcaaacgcacgggtgaaataaatgacccgagaaggTTTTTGGGACAAGATAagaaacaagacacgggtaaatattggagttgcatttccaagatagagttttgtgacaagctgaaactacagagagatgccgaactcgcttgcattctgataaacaggtatgcattcattcagctaactgtatctatccatatattttgtgaaacgatgatgtcttgtgtaaaacgcagatggactagctctcatgtatagtataatgtaaatctacatttgttctatatctagctggataaagtagcttcaaatgcagttcactaTCACTATCTaaaggcgaccgtgtttttttaacatatattactactagctagatggaatattgatttgataggggtctcataattcatttatctctccgttcgaaatgacgtgattgtcaaaatactaattgtcatcaaagtacgtcttatgttattattttgattgagtgacccctggtggccaaaaagcCCATACTGTACGTTTAAGTAAAGTTCACAGAATTAACCcaaattcacccaaaattgaaaattgtgtcatgtatgtatattttgaagaatgctggtaaccaaacggGTGAAACTAGCCATTgccttccatagtatttttctcCTTCTATGGAAGTCAACTGGCTgataaccaacattcttcaaaatatcttctttttagtTGCTTCTCATGCAGATTTTGCACAACATGAGTAATGATGACCATTTCAATTTTGGATGATCGAATGGTTTAATGTTTAGCTGACAAATATGCTACGGTTGAATCATGCAATAGTGGTGTGGTCTAACTGCAAATCAAAGATCTCCAACAAtaccatttaacattttatatttatatacttttacagTATAAAGTGACATCCAGACAGTGCCTTGCAAAGTTGTTATTAATTTTGCAATCATGCTGTTTAAAAATTAGTTATGTTGTAAGTGTATGTCTGGAAAACATTTAATATGAGGGGAAACACAGcatcaataaaatgcatgtaaaattaTACTGCAGGTTGACTGGGTTTTCTTATAATATGGGGAGACCAGGGTATGGTTGATGCACTATACATTTAGATACTTGAAAGTGCACGCTTAAGTAAATGaagccaaataaataaaagctttatAACTAAATCTGCCTGTTGTTATATTCTGAGGGTTGCCTTGGAAACAGTTCACAGGATTTCAGTATCAAACACTTCAAAGTGTGTTTGATGAAAAGGAGATGTGAAGAGCTGCAGTTGAGGAGAAGCTGTACAAGACGAGCTGTTTGTCTTTTTCAAGTATTTTGCCATTCTCTTTCGATAGTGATGATTTTTCAAGTCACAGGTCCTTGCAAAAAGTCTAATCTTTAGAATTCATCATGTTAAGTAACTGTTAGGGCAGATAAGACAGCTTTAGACAATTAATGTAAGTTTCATGCAAATGTGTCTTTTATCTAAGACCACAAAAACTGTTAAACTCTTCaggtggggagggggggggggggtcatgtgACCCTGAAAACTCCATCACAGTTCTGAAAAGGACCAAGTAGGAGCACAGCAAGAccaaatgtattcattttcaacAAATGTGGCATTAAATGTATGTACAAACAAACCAAAGGCCTTTTAATTAAGCTTTTTTATTTGCATCTGCATGTAGTTTAATAGAGTAACGTTTGCAATGATTCTGTCTTCATCAAACATTCTGTGCGGAAACACTGAAAGTATCATACACCACACACTTTCATCTTCTTTTTGATGCCACTTATGTCAGAATGTAGCTtacacaaacattcttcaaatgtATTAGAATTGCATAACATACTGTATTTTCTTGTGCTGCTACACGGGCAGATATTGATTAAATATCGATCATGTCATAGCATGCCATTCATTTCAAACACAAACTCATTATTCGCTTCACCAggccatcaaacacacacacacacacacacacacagctcagaaCCTCCGTCCTGTACTGCCATTTATTTGGACTTAAGATCATTGCTGTGTACAAACACACCATCAATatctataaaaaagaaaattaaagagCTAATGAAGGAATAAAAAATCAGTCACAAAGAAGAACTCTTGAGGTTATTAAACAGTCTTGCCCAAGTGGAATCTGCAGACCTTTCTAAATATCTAAAAGTCTGCTCTACTGAAACATAAAACGTGTTAACCTATGAAGTACTTAACGCTGAAAACCTAATTAATTTATCCAACTTTCATAAACAAATATGCAATGATGATTTGCACAATTTTGTGAGTGACAGCACAATGCTATAAAATATCTGTGTGCGCCTGACAGTTTCTTTAGACACAAACCAATTCATACACAACTTCTGTTACTCAAAAATACTCAGTAagtaaataaaaggaaatataccacaacaacaacaaataaaatattagtgtCATGTCAAGAGTAtcaaaaaaatgtgccaaaaagCTTGGTGCTTTAGTAGACAATTGGGGAAGAAATATAAAGATGTTGCAGAATACATTAAGGCTGGCACAAAACACTATTAACACAAGAAAGCTCACAAAGACGTCATGATCTGTGATCAAATGAATGGAAAATACAGCTCTTATTAACACTCAAATTTGACCCTTCATCTCAGTGAACCCAATTCAAAAGGCTTGAGTAATGGGTGTCTTGGTCCACGGTCAAAGACGAAGACATAAAGCAAACAGATCAATGCAATGAGATTAATGAAGTGCGCACTGCATAGAAGAACAAAAGCTCCATGGTCTCTAGCAAGATCACTCTGGGGATAATTCTTACACCGAGTCTTTGCATGTGTGGACTTTTCGGGACCTTCGAGCACCATCCTTCTTTACTTTAAGTGACAAGGCCTCACGGAGGGAAACTCATCACTAATTATTACCACATTGTTGCAAATTACCATTCACAGTCACGTTCTTCAGAAATGCTACATGCTgtgacaaaaacaaattattaaactaGTCTCTAATATAAATCAGCAAAGTAGGAAACAGGCTGTCATTTTTGATTACTCTGTGATCGACTGTACATGAAGTGCTGCTatcaaaaacatttgcaaatggcCACTGAAAACCTGAAGTTGCTTCTTGATTCCATTACGGGGCAGGATGACTGATGCAGATAGATGAGTGGCAGTCTGTAGCATGAGCAGTAAATTCCGCATAGCTCTCATCAGACACTTTGAGTGATTGCTGATGCAGATAAATAGAAATGTGACAGACGGGAAGATGGCACGCTGCGCAGCCAAGAGGGTGTCTTTGAGCACAGCCCTGAGTTACCATGGAGAATATTGGGGAAATGATAACATCTCTGAAATCATGTTTGAGATACTATCTAGGGAGAAGTCTCCCTTGCTGAAACTCAACAGGTTTCTGGGTGCAGTCTAAAGCAGGTTTCCATGTGTAGAGCTATCTGGAGGCATTATTGGATCATCTGGTGGACTCACGGTTCCTCTATAGACTCTGATTTGCTCAGAAGTGGTGGTGTTATAACTGACAAAATCGTATTGACCTGTGGACTGCCATTCTGCATCTGGATTTGGAGCTAGAAGAGGAGATGGGGGCGCCACCTCTTCAGTGCCATTAAGTCCATATCTGTACACCACAGGAGTATCAGGTTTGGTGCTGGTGGCTGCCTCGACTTGTACTTTTGATTGAGACCCTCCATTGCTGCTGTCTGTAGGTAGACACTTGAGGCTGGGATAGTGCCCAGACTCAGCCATGACCTGTTGGAGCTTCTCCCAGGCAGCCGGAGCATCAGCACCTGCTTGGGCGGCCTGGAAAAGCAGATGGGCATGTTGGCGGAGCTGGGCTATGTCTCGTTCAGTAGCCGCATTTTGCCGCAGCAGATCCTGCGTCCTTAAGGTGATGTCCAGTAGTCCCAGCTGACTCAGAATTTCCACTGTGTTGAGGAAGCGACGCTGACGTGCTGTCCCTCTGAGGTTGTATGACCCTTTGCCAGAGCCGGTATTTGGTTCTGGGCAATGCTTATGGGGCTCTTTTCTGCCCTGGATGAGGTCGTTGGAAGAGGGTGGGGAAAGCGTCTGAGTGCTTGAGATGGATGGAGAGCTCACGTTGAGAGAGGCAGAGGGACTAGATGGGCGGCATGGGCTCTGGTGCTGGTGAGAGGCAGAAAGTGTCTCACGGCCTGCAGACAGAGGGAGGGAATGAGATTGCAACAGCAAGTTGTTCTCTGGCTTTTTGTGCAGATGTTGCTTGGGCGCTTGTGTGGTTGTGGACACCTCATCTCTCTTTTCCTCTGTGCATACTCTCTTACTCAGGCTGTGCTCCTCGGTGTTACTTCCTCTACTGGCCGTGGGTTTCTCTGGGGTTTTCTTACATGGGTGAGGTGCAATCCGAGGGTAGGAGTTTAGGATTGGGAGGTAAGTGTTTTTGCTCTTCTTTACACCCTTGCTTTCAGATCTCTGTGGCTGGGGTTTGAGGATGTGCAATGGGGTGCTGTGATTAATGCCAGGCTGTTGCAGCAAGAGGACGTGGGTGGGAGCCTGACTGCTTGTAGCACCTCCATCCCATGACAGAGATGAAGGAATGATGTGGTCCTGACCAGACTGCCCAGGCttgggaaaaagaaaaagaggagaaGAGAAAGAATTCCTTCTTGTACAGAGAAGTTTGACAACAAGAAATCACAAGTAAATAAGGTGTCTTTTGTAGCACATTTCACAGCAATGTCTTATttttagaggtgggcatagattaattttttttaatcttgattaatctcactgtgatcttgaaattaatctagattaatctagattaaaatggctcattggAATTCTgacgaaggcattcagaatatatgttacccaaataaaattgacaaacagtaagtctttgagaaggggtttatcaagctaggtggtgcattagaaaaggggctcatctcctgtttccaaaatgcatcacaaagtgcttgaaaaagctgtaaactaattccacgaACAACCTtacacctgtttcacaccaatgtttaagtttttttcaggtttttaggtgtcaaggtacagaaggcaaataattaaatgtaaaatagctctggatagtcttcaatgtaaaaatgaaatatacaatcaaacctacatttattcagacaccttcaacatttctcacattattacatttttgctatatatatatcaaaaattatatcttgtgtctgaataatttttggtttgactgttaaaactacaaagtaatgcagtcaagagcagtgagtgattttcattttcattttcttggattaacattacagcagccagtagctaaattaggcgcggcccCTTTAAGagacgcatccaatataatacacatcccattttttcctcaactgtttactttcacttaagaaataactgaccgttttttcgagcataatttccaaggtggatattttgacatattttgtatgtatttgtcggcacaagagcaaaataatcaaattcgatgttcaagtgttttgagacgcctttctctgcgtgagccctgaacaccagaacaccgcgagtactgaattgggctctttcacatctttttgttcgttcaaactgcgatttgtatttgttcgttcaggagcAGGAGGAACTAtgaggtgaacttcgcagaagagagctcggttcagtgtcgctgtccgtgatacgcggctctctatctctcgtgcgcacctcagcgagtcagttatataaaatatcaaggtgaaagtcataatagcttgcttagtataaacccagctcccaacccaactttgagaatagattaacggcgatattttttttaatcgcccgataagaatctcgcgttaacgcagcacgttaacgccgataacggcccacaaCTACTTATTTTATACGATGTTGTTCTTTTCTATGTGACGCACTTCCACTCTCTTCATCACTAGCACTTAGAACCTTCGTACTCCTCTTACCTTTATACCTTTTTTATACTTCTGCCTAATTAATTTTATCTTTAGatttggtttaaaataaaatgggCTGCCTTGTTGTCTACTTTCTACATACAATGAAAAGGAAACCTGAAAGTGTTTTGGAACTGGACAGTCTCAGGATTGACTTACCTGCTTCAACACCACATTCTTAATTATGAATATAGGGGTGAGTTCATTCGTCCCGGACACCAGTATGTTGCTTCCCTGCAGGGGACCCTTGTGGACCTGAGGCTCATTCACACTGCTCTGCTGGCCATCTGCATAAGTCTGCAAGGAGTCTGAGCCAGTgtctgagaaagaaaaagagcagtAGGAGGAGAAAGGGCATTGgatggaagagaaaaaaagggaaaaggcAAGAGGAAAGATGGGaaacaaagaaagagaaatacaAAAGCAAGAGGTTGAATGGTGATTTAAATGCTACATTGTCATCTAGTTAGTGAGACTCAATGCTATAAAGTAAATACACAATGTCCCCGTCTTTTACTCTTATCATATCATATTCATTTGATAAATTAACAGagccctatgatttccacgatgCACGATGGAATTTAGTCAAAAAAACAGAATTTACTGTATAACACAGAATTTGTCATATTTTTGACGAATAAATAAAAAGCAGGTCcctacacttaaatcaaatcacaaTATAGACTAGTGTCTGTgcatattaaactgcaaaaagaataaaaataaaatacaaattctcaTGTTCTTTTTTTGACTTGTCTTACCAGAAATTctattttacagaaaatattttttttattattattaaaatgtgtttgtgttctgtttatgtatatactgtattctatataCAATACCAGTCAAAAATTTTGACACATGAACGGAgagtaatataatatacaaatacagAATACCTGCCGATATATGAAGAGTTAATTAGCAAAAACAGATAAAAGAAATCAGAAATCaagcttggttttttttttttttttttttttgcatcccaGTATCAGTCACTGCAGTTGGGTtgttttgataaataataataacttaaacaAATATGCCTACAGGTAACTTACAGAAATAAAGttaattgaaattataattttgtatatattaaaattgtattttataacaAAAGCAGATAACCCCATATTTCATGTTTAGAGTTAAACAAAAACACTCATTTTATCTTTGTAATCTCCTCAACTGAACATGTAGACGCCTGACAAACGTTGTTGTTGTGATCATAGATGGTATGGTTGTGATTACGCAATACAGGGAACAGCTTTTACCTCACCATTGTAAAGTGCTGCTTTTGCAAGATTCTTATCAGCTTCTGTTCAAAAACAACAAGTGCCCTTTATCGACTTCTACAGTAAAACttgaacttaaagggttagttcacccaaaaattaaaattagcttgtgttttactcatcCTCGAAGcaccctaggtgtatatgactttcttctttcagatgaatctagtcgaaattattaaaaaaaattatcctggctattccaagctatATCATTGtagtcagcaggtgttgcagttgaacagtccacaagtgGTCAAATAAAGCTTGCGCATTCATAATAAAACGTGCCACAGACGGCTCTGGAGGATGAATAAAGGCACTATTCTCTCACTTCCACTGACTGTCATACACTGAAGCAGCGCCGGTTGTAGGGTTTCAGAgcaaaccagacaaattaaagattcgATCGGGAGCACGGTTGAAACATGAGGAGCTGAATTCCACAGAAAGACTCAAGACACAGGATGTTGTAAATAAAATCCTAGCGTCACGAGTCTGAAGCAAGTTGACCAACTAGCAGCTTTGAGCAGCTTTCAACATTAGAACAacagaacaattattgacaattccAATTCAGAaaggagattgtcaaatttggggcaaatTTGATGCACAGcatgaccatcacatgtaaatcCATGATAGTAATCATGATCACAAGCTCTTTAGATTGACTTTCCCCCACCTAGAAgaaaagaaccagactgaaattcctttagaagaccttttaacctctggtctccacagaacatgTTCAAAGAATGGCACAGAAACGGTCTTTTACAGATttagatgcaccaaaatgaactcaaaaagacttataaacgAATAGCAGgtcattgcttaactccatatcatACCATATCATGTAACCCACACATCtgactatcatgtttctaatcacttattgtgtatgtctttttaataactaataCTGAATAGCTTAAAGGTTcgtattcatgtttagtatgtgttTGTTTAAATCTTCTTGCATGAAACGTTTCTGCCAATCAAgtctttgtcaaatgtatcatattcttgttataggaatcatgtccaaaattatactctGTAAGAGTGGTAAAATTCGGACAAGGTGATTGATAAGATAACATTTGATTTATGGATGGGAAGGAGGAATAAACAATGCCCTGaacaaagacaatatctaattggttaAGACACCATTTGGGAGGTGTCCCACAGCCcggtttaaatactcaggacactaTCCAATTTTGCTTTTTAGTCATGCTTGCTTTTGGCCTTTTAGTTCTTTAGATTTTGGTCATGGCATGTAGCCATGCTTTTACCAACTTACCCTTTGGCTTTTAGTATTCACTTTCAGCCATGTTTGCCATTAATCTTTggcgttctttgagcgcggttccagcatgCTTTGGCGtgcatgcctgctgctacttagccacgatgagaagaaacgccacctagtctcgtcaaatgTTACTTCTATTCTATTACTTTAGTTTCTTCTCCgttgagagtttcatgttctgagttaagttttgccTAACGCAAATGTattcgctacagggggcctttatttatctgaggcactttttattatgaatgcaCAAGCTTTATTTGACGAGATGTGGACTGTTAAACTGCAACAACCGCTGACAACAACGATATAGATTGGAATAGCCAGGataatttttatataactctgactagATTCCTCttaaagaagaatgtcatataCACCTAAGGTACTTCGAGggcgagtaaaacacaagctaattttcatttttgggggaactaaacCTGTAAGCTGCCTTGAAATTGGACAATACTGTCTTTTTTGACAAAATATGTTTAGGTTTCAGATCGTGCTATATGTGAAGAATTTTGCACGgcaatttttttaaagtgatgtTTATCGGTTTTTGCAATAAACTCTTCATATCATAAACCAAAAGGTTTTATTGATATTGGATTTTTCTTACTCCCTAATATCAGTATAGGCATCAGCGCccaaaaacccatatcggtcgggctctagtcaCATGAACTACTTTAACGATATCCCTTACTagctttctgggccttgaacgtgtcattTGCATTGCTGTATATGCAGGTTTAGAAGgctcttggatttcataaaaaaatatctcaatttgtgttctgaagatgaataaagatcttacgggtttggaacgacatgagcgcGACATCCTGACATCATCCAAAATTATGTCACACGGACAGTGCAAGGACCGTCCTGGAACACAGACGGCCGAAGTATACTTTGGCCTTATGTGTCTGCGAACAACAGCACAGCCGCGAGATGAATGTTGAGACAGAACGAGTCCAGAAGGTGGTAATACATATGTGTCGAACTCATCCATCTGTGCTTCAGTATACTTTGAAAGCTTTGAGGACCTGGCTGTGTGCAAAATGGAGCGGAACATGGAAAAAGAATTACACCTGGACCCTACTGGATTACTGTCACCACTGATGTAGAATTTTACTTTTTGCTTTTTGGATTTTCTTTACAGAGAATTCACTACAGGAGTCATTCCAATTGCCAGATCTTTCGACTACCAGGTGAGATTGATTTTAGTGACAACGCATATACTAAACTGAGTGGTACGGAAAATCAGAAGTTGAGACATTAACAGAAACCTGGGGAGGGATTGCTTTGTGGTCAGTGTGAACTGACTGAGTCTCTTCGGGAGTGAATATAACAGTAGTACTGTCAATCAATACTCACCCGAGTAACCAGAGTCTTTCTCAGAGCAGCGGGAGTCACGTCCATTTGTTTCCTGTTCAGCGTGTGCTCTTGCTCTAGAGGCCAAAAGAGCAGCgctgttgtttttgtctttagcGTTTTTACTTGCTGGACGGGAGGTGTGTTCCCTCTCCCCTTCACAGCCTTGGGCATCTCCTCTTGGCTCCTTGGGCATCCCGGGCCCTGAAAACAGAGAGATAGAGCTGGGCAGACAGTGGCCTCATGCAgaatatatttatctatttctgACATGGGACGTGGAGTTAGTTCTCAAGGTCCTTACATACAAACATGTTTGATCAGTAGCACTGATAAACTGAAAAGTTTAATTGCACAATGCTTCATTTATATGTCAACAAAGGGTGAACATCGCATGTTTTTCTAATGGAGAGATGTTTTGGAACAATTCTGGAACGTTTGCTATGTGATCTCTTGTCGAAATCCATTCCACTCTATTTTATAGccctattttatttgtatttatttatatgtttgccATCATGGCATagttatgacaaaaataaatacataaataagtatAGATACTTATTAAAGGAATTTATTTGTTGTTCATTCTCATTCTCATTATTAAAAGCAACTACAGTATTACTCTATTACTACCGGGGCTCGAATTGAGGGGGATGCGGGGGGTGGCATCCCCCTGGTTCAAATAAATTGACAAAAACCATCCCATTGATCAAACCTCCATCCCCCCTAACCATCCGCTTTagaatattatgtgtattatttaaAACTTACCATGCAAATGATATCTCTAAATTACTTATGATAATTCACAAACTAGATAGCGGTGGTTGGCCAATCAGAATTCTGTACTGTAACAAGCTGCTCCTAAGCGGAAGTCCAACTTTTgaagttctttaaaaagaaaacaacagaaaatgtatgatttttccTTGATTGTAATGTAAAGAAATTCCCTGACATAGTGTTCTTGCGCTGTATGTGAGACAGATTGAGAGGCGATAGTAAAGCTGACATTATCGAGTCACCGactttgcaaaaaacaaacaaaactcttTTTGGAATCTCAAAAACACGTCTTGAAAGTCCAAAAGCATTAATTGCGTGATGAAGCCTGTTAGAATACAGTTAGTTAATAATTCaagcaatgaaagaaaaagatacccatgtatgagtttttatgtttttatatttgtttcacAAGCAGTGTACTTTTCTGCGTATCTTCAAATATTTCTGCACAAGCACAAGTGTGCTATTAATTTTATACACCAGTGCATAACAACACGGTGTTTCGCTCCTTGAATGAATCAGATTTTGAACGAATCAGGTGAACAAGTGACTCCACAGTCCATTCAGATGGACTCATTTGTTTAGCTTCTTTCTGAATCAGCCGTTTTGAACAAATCGTTGGATTCTATATCATTTCTTAAAACATGGACTTGCTATCACCTACTGGCGGGTTTATTGTCATCAATATTTATCCATGACATTCCTAAACCAGACAAGGTGCCAGCActaccagcacaaaaacacagtCATCAAAATATTGACCAAAAGTCCTCCATTTCAGGCACCAGAAAAAAAGGCTTgtaaataatagttcatttaataAGGCAAaattttcattaaacaaaaacctTTTGGGAACAAATATTGAAATCATTATGTAAAATTGGCAATTGGCTATTGGCTATaggacaacccccccccccccccccccccccaccccaccaccACGCCCCCGCCCCCTCCGAGAAACTGACCACACCATCCCccctgaaatatttttactattcgACTAATgacaagaataaaaataaaataaatcacaatttttattatttaattgtgctATTCCGTCAAAATGCTATTCAATCCGTTTTATATAAGCAATACGCCACATATTGTACAGTGATTTAAGCACTTTGTTTTGCTTTACTGTTTTTCATTGTGTTTCATATACTAGTTCTCGGTAGGTCTGTGGCATGAATTGTCCTGCCAGGAGGAAGGTTATTTATTCAGACAaacttaaacacacactcacacacatggagCTCTGAGCCCTCCCTTCCCTGACCGTTATGTAATACTACAACAACAGCAGAGCTCAGTCTCTACTTCCTCCTGTTGACACCACAAATAACTTGCTTTACCAACTGCACAGACAACATTTACGTGCAGTTAACGACAGATCTTGCGATATCCAGTCAAACAGATAACCTATCAGTAGAAATGGGCAAAGATAAGCTGCTATAGAGCATAAGACCGCGTTTGTTCGCAGGATGAGTCAAATCTGAATATCACATCAGCATTGCCTACCTTATGTACAACACTGATCCTGGTCGCGAGTATTGGGCTCTTCTCCGTCCAGGGGAGCACCACACACTCCTAACTACCTGTCCAGGGGCAATCTGCACCTCCCGTCATCTCGCAGACAGGGGTGACCACCCAGCGTGGACGAGACACATTACTTTTGCTTGCACTTTTTCTGATCGTTTCCAGCTCGGGTTGTTTAACCTCCTCCAGCCCCTTCTTCAAAATTGCAGACTGACAGCTCCACCTGCAGTAAG harbors:
- the LOC113118588 gene encoding CLOCK-interacting pacemaker-like isoform X1, which produces MPKEPRGDAQGCEGEREHTSRPASKNAKDKNNSAALLASRARAHAEQETNGRDSRCSEKDSGYSDTGSDSLQTYADGQQSSVNEPQVHKGPLQGSNILVSGTNELTPIFIIKNVVLKQPGQSGQDHIIPSSLSWDGGATSSQAPTHVLLLQQPGINHSTPLHILKPQPQRSESKGVKKSKNTYLPILNSYPRIAPHPCKKTPEKPTASRGSNTEEHSLSKRVCTEEKRDEVSTTTQAPKQHLHKKPENNLLLQSHSLPLSAGRETLSASHQHQSPCRPSSPSASLNVSSPSISSTQTLSPPSSNDLIQGRKEPHKHCPEPNTGSGKGSYNLRGTARQRRFLNTVEILSQLGLLDITLRTQDLLRQNAATERDIAQLRQHAHLLFQAAQAGADAPAAWEKLQQVMAESGHYPSLKCLPTDSSNGGSQSKVQVEAATSTKPDTPVVYRYGLNGTEEVAPPSPLLAPNPDAEWQSTGQYDFVSYNTTTSEQIRVYRGTVSPPDDPIMPPDSSTHGNLL
- the LOC113118588 gene encoding CLOCK-interacting pacemaker-like isoform X2; this translates as MSFQTHTGSDSLQTYADGQQSSVNEPQVHKGPLQGSNILVSGTNELTPIFIIKNVVLKQPGQSGQDHIIPSSLSWDGGATSSQAPTHVLLLQQPGINHSTPLHILKPQPQRSESKGVKKSKNTYLPILNSYPRIAPHPCKKTPEKPTASRGSNTEEHSLSKRVCTEEKRDEVSTTTQAPKQHLHKKPENNLLLQSHSLPLSAGRETLSASHQHQSPCRPSSPSASLNVSSPSISSTQTLSPPSSNDLIQGRKEPHKHCPEPNTGSGKGSYNLRGTARQRRFLNTVEILSQLGLLDITLRTQDLLRQNAATERDIAQLRQHAHLLFQAAQAGADAPAAWEKLQQVMAESGHYPSLKCLPTDSSNGGSQSKVQVEAATSTKPDTPVVYRYGLNGTEEVAPPSPLLAPNPDAEWQSTGQYDFVSYNTTTSEQIRVYRGTVSPPDDPIMPPDSSTHGNLL